The window ACCCACTAGAGTTATGTACTCTGCACAGCAACCCTGTAAAACACAGAAACAGAAAAGTTACAGTTATATTCATAGATGAAAATGAATCACTGTACCAAAATAACAAAAGCAACAAAGAAATTTGAGGACCTGTCCGGTGGACATGATAATAGGATCTCCCATTAGCTCCCAGTATATAGGACAGTGGAAGTCATTGGGAATAACAGGAGTTTCACGAATGTCTCTGCTTGTGAGTGAGACTAACTCTGATTCATGTGTCTGCACAAAATCCTTTATCCTTTTAAGCAGCATTGACATCTTTTCAATGACTTCTCCAGGATGACCATCATTTGCAACCATCTCATGAAATACAACGGACTCTTACTTGAGATATGATACGATTATCAACTCTAACTTTTCTGCCAATCTCTGAAGAATGGAACAGTCCATATCGGCATCAACACTCATATGGTAAACCATTAAAAATTCTATGTATAGCTCAGCATCAAGATTATCAATCCTTTCTTTGGCTCTTTTGAATCGAGAATGCACAAGCTCAACCTGCAGAAGATGCTAATTGATAAGCACATGACTAGAAATAGTCACCACAATTATTA is drawn from Zingiber officinale cultivar Zhangliang chromosome 1B, Zo_v1.1, whole genome shotgun sequence and contains these coding sequences:
- the LOC121969902 gene encoding uncharacterized protein LOC121969902, with protein sequence MVANDGHPGEVIEKMSMLLKRIKDFVQTHESELVSLTSRDIRETPVIPNDFHCPIYWELMGDPIIMSTGQGCCAEYITLVGDDLASIFLDANLNFLGAELSSSLLFAVITALAVLPTVWFKNISLLSYLLDHTTVWLDNLEIHLFIFSV